The DNA segment ACCGAGATAAAAATATATACTTTCAGCGCTACGGGGGATCTTGCCTGAGAGTGAGGTCAACCAGAAGGCACACCATCACATGGTGCAGCGGGTTCACAGGTCAGAACGGTTACGGCCTGCGAACACAAAAAAACACTGCACCATGAACCGAAATGTGCCCGGGCGTAAGGCCTTGCCTCTCGGGCACCCTGTTTTCACCGGCCCGTTACCTGCGTGGCCGCGCCACATCGACGAGTGATCCCATGCCGTCGCTCTTCTGAAGCACCGAGAGGTTCCCGTTCGTCTCGAGGACGATTGCGTGCACGCCCTCGAGGGAGGCGACGCCCTCCGACCGCAGCGCCTGACGGATCTCGCTCTCGGCAATCCGCTCCCGCCGCATCGCGCCGTGCAGGAACTCTCCCGCGTGGAAGAGGAGGCGGGGCTCCGACTTGACCGCTTTCTGCACCCCCTCCGACCGGACGGACGACCAGGAGACGGCGTACTGCAGCACGACCAGGATGCCGAGGGCGAGCACCCCCTCTGCAAGCGAGACGTCTCTTGAGACGATCGTCGAGGCAAGGATCGAGCCGACGGCCACGTTCACGATGAAGTCGAAGGCGTTCATCGACGAGAGCGTCCGCTTCCCCGAGAGGCGAACGATGATCACGAGAGCCACATACGCGCATACCCCGACGATCAGGACGCGTACCAGGAAAGCAGGGTCGCCAAAAAGGATCTCCTGCAGGAATCCGTCGCTCATACCCCGCACTGCACGGGGGACGGTATAGCACTTTCTGCAGGGGAATGGTCAAAAAAAGAGGGTTATTCAGAGCGCAGGTTTGCCCTTCAGCGCCTCGACGAGGAGCCGGACCCCCGCCTCGACGTCGGCGGCATCGACCACCTCGACCGGGGAGTGGATGTAGCGGGCGGCGATCGAGAGCGGGATGCTCGGGATACCGCCCCGCTCCAGGTGGATGATCGTCGCGTCGGTGTTGCCGCCGGTGCCGACCTCGAGCTGGCAGGGGATGTCGTTCTTCTCCGCGGTCTCGCGGAGCCACGCGGTCATCCTCGGATCGGCCATCAGCCCGCGCCCGCTCGCGCTGACGAGAACCAGGACCGGGCCCTTGCCCATCTCGACGCTCGCGTCCTTCTTCTCGATCCCGGGGTGGTCGCCGGGAATGGTGACGTCGGTCGCGATCGCGCAGTCGGGGTTTAAGGAGTAGGCGCTCACCTTCGCGCCTTTGAGCCCCAGCTCCTCCTGGACGGTGAAGACGCCGTAGATCGTGTGCGGGGAGTCCGCCTGCTGCAGCGCCCGGATGAGCATCGCGACACCGACCCGGTTATCGAGCGCTTTGCCCGTGAC comes from the Methanoculleus marisnigri JR1 genome and includes:
- a CDS encoding DUF421 domain-containing protein, whose product is MSDGFLQEILFGDPAFLVRVLIVGVCAYVALVIIVRLSGKRTLSSMNAFDFIVNVAVGSILASTIVSRDVSLAEGVLALGILVVLQYAVSWSSVRSEGVQKAVKSEPRLLFHAGEFLHGAMRRERIAESEIRQALRSEGVASLEGVHAIVLETNGNLSVLQKSDGMGSLVDVARPRR
- a CDS encoding M42 family metallopeptidase; this encodes MVKELLRKLSDAHGVSSSEGNIRDIVRAELAGVVDEFREDTMGNLVAVKRGDDFSIMIAAHMDEIGLMVQYIDEKGFIRVVPIGGWYGPVLYCQRVVLHGKNGPVPGVLGAKPPHVMKEEERKKEIKIENLFVDVGATSEEEVKNLGIEIGTPITIDREFTDLAGTRVTGKALDNRVGVAMLIRALQQADSPHTIYGVFTVQEELGLKGAKVSAYSLNPDCAIATDVTIPGDHPGIEKKDASVEMGKGPVLVLVSASGRGLMADPRMTAWLRETAEKNDIPCQLEVGTGGNTDATIIHLERGGIPSIPLSIAARYIHSPVEVVDAADVEAGVRLLVEALKGKPAL